A genomic stretch from Planctomycetota bacterium includes:
- a CDS encoding ATPase, T2SS/T4P/T4SS family, protein MSMPHATQPNDIERLLAELPAAEVFVRTVPISYARRHRVIGLEAKPAASGIESARLKASESASSASGRPAFGGVVLVHADATHPLVLDTLRRRLPRVVGQCVASAETIGGALDRAFEQRTGQANEAIERVKYEGDSLELLRNLDTRGAVSDGGGEDLLDGEGRAPVVKLVNALLFEACQLEASDIHLQPTEVETSVRMRIDGVLFPAHRLPRSVHEEVVSRVKVMAKMNIAEKRLPQDGRATVQVGSRKIDLRVSTVPTSFGERVVFRLLDKSARRYTLDELGMLPEVRKRFGRVARMEHGLVLVTGPTGSGKSTTLYGVLQEIDTTQLNALTLEDPIEYQLPGVSQMQVAERKGMTFAKGLRSVLRQDPDIVMVGEIRDRETAELAIQAALTGHLVFSTLHTNDAASSVTRLLDLGIEPYLVASSLRAVMAQRLVRRVCRECAKPLFEAEVPGQLLRLGLTADAHDVARMRVGAGCPACRDTGYRGRLGVFEFLPVGEELQSLIVRRRPAAELKAAAVVAGMQTLQDDGLQKILDGYTTPDEVLRVAPTSTSPSAPGSEATLGSEGPDLGLDTVLDLGDGPGVGHEFHANEGDAHLAPIDLPGASSLSEAEGSN, encoded by the coding sequence ATGAGCATGCCGCACGCAACGCAACCGAACGACATCGAGCGGCTGCTTGCCGAGCTGCCCGCCGCAGAAGTGTTCGTGCGCACGGTTCCAATCTCCTATGCGCGTCGGCATCGGGTCATCGGCCTGGAAGCGAAGCCGGCTGCGTCCGGCATCGAGTCAGCGAGACTTAAGGCGAGCGAAAGCGCCTCCTCGGCGAGTGGGAGGCCGGCGTTTGGCGGCGTCGTGCTTGTGCACGCCGACGCCACTCACCCGCTCGTGCTCGACACGTTACGCCGTCGTCTACCTCGGGTAGTCGGTCAGTGTGTCGCCTCGGCCGAGACGATTGGGGGCGCGCTGGACCGGGCATTCGAACAACGCACGGGGCAGGCCAACGAAGCGATCGAGCGAGTCAAGTACGAAGGCGACTCGCTGGAACTACTCCGAAACCTCGATACGCGGGGCGCGGTTTCAGACGGTGGAGGCGAGGATTTGCTCGACGGCGAGGGGCGGGCACCGGTGGTCAAGCTCGTCAACGCCCTGCTGTTCGAGGCCTGCCAACTCGAGGCGTCGGACATCCACCTTCAGCCCACCGAGGTCGAGACCTCGGTGCGGATGCGGATCGACGGTGTGCTGTTCCCGGCGCATCGGCTGCCGCGGAGCGTGCACGAAGAGGTGGTCAGCCGCGTCAAAGTCATGGCGAAGATGAATATCGCCGAGAAACGGCTTCCCCAAGACGGCCGAGCGACCGTACAGGTCGGCTCCCGGAAGATCGATCTACGCGTCTCGACCGTACCGACAAGTTTTGGCGAGCGCGTCGTGTTCCGGCTGCTGGACAAAAGCGCCCGGCGCTACACGCTCGACGAGTTGGGGATGCTTCCGGAAGTCCGGAAGCGTTTCGGGCGGGTGGCGCGGATGGAGCACGGGCTGGTCCTGGTCACCGGTCCGACGGGCAGCGGCAAGTCCACCACGCTCTACGGCGTGCTCCAGGAGATCGACACCACCCAACTCAACGCGCTGACCCTTGAAGACCCGATCGAGTATCAGCTTCCGGGGGTCAGCCAGATGCAGGTGGCCGAGCGTAAGGGGATGACATTCGCGAAGGGGCTGAGGTCCGTGTTACGGCAGGACCCCGACATCGTGATGGTCGGCGAGATCCGCGATCGCGAAACCGCGGAGCTTGCGATCCAGGCGGCACTGACCGGGCACCTTGTGTTCTCAACGCTACACACCAACGACGCCGCGAGTTCCGTGACGCGCCTGCTGGACCTAGGGATCGAGCCATATCTGGTTGCCAGTTCGCTGCGGGCGGTGATGGCCCAACGCCTGGTTCGGCGGGTCTGCCGCGAGTGTGCCAAGCCGCTGTTCGAAGCGGAAGTCCCCGGGCAACTGCTTCGGTTGGGGCTCACGGCGGACGCGCACGACGTGGCACGGATGCGTGTTGGAGCGGGTTGCCCGGCCTGCCGAGATACCGGCTATCGCGGCCGGCTGGGTGTCTTCGAATTCCTTCCGGTCGGCGAGGAACTCCAAAGCCTGATCGTGCGCCGACGCCCTGCGGCCGAACTCAAAGCCGCAGCGGTCGTCGCGGGCATGCAGACGCTCCAAGACGACGGGCTACAAAAAATCCTCGACGGTTACACCACCCCCGACGAAGTCCTCCGCGTCGCCCCTACGTCCACGTCTCCCTCCGCTCCGGGAAGCGAAGCCACGCTCGGAAGCGAGGGGCCCGATCTGGGGCTCGATACGGTCTTAGATCTCGGTGATGGGCCTGGCGTTGGCCACGAATTCCATGCCAATGAAGGCGACGCCCACTTGGCACCGATCGATCTTCCGGGGGCGTCTTCGCTTTCGGAGGCGGAAGGGAGCAACTGA
- a CDS encoding secretin N-terminal domain-containing protein, with protein MAICLLAAPAAADPEPGRAVGAAAPEPAIRLSFPPNVPMSVLIDYVAQRLTLNIIYDDQVARATVTLQSPAPVEADALLPLLETILRTRGFALVDLAQPGWKRVVTLQSLAQVAELQRMGDETDANVVTRIFELEHMTPTELEPLIRPLLTTPGAQLLVDTQRRGLVVTDFVEVVERAAAMIDAMDVPGVAVTRRFLNARHVSASVLAQELLRLLAAERSPVGRGEAEAVRVIPQERTNRVLLIGSEAAVNEAASLAAQIDVDLDLRTRVFAMRFADPQRLDTLAKRLIDPLAVDRLYRATIDEEASLLVVTATDAILAQVADLANELDQPIIEASSPIRFYKLQNANAGEVLATIRSIESTAGASALAGFAMEEGSTLPASPVASDASLEPSEPDRGPIGLWGGGSPVAVQGQEVTIAADENTNTLIVIGDPAAQRIYASLIERLDKRRPQVLIEATIVTVDTADDASLGVEVSVGDFVGDNQTFAFSQFGLSSVGDEGGLDLIPGVGFNGAVLDADVADVVIRALKTDTRATVVAAPKILVNDNASGVIASVAEAPVTSINQGQNSDTVTFSQFVSAGTTITVTPRIAEGDYLRLAFDVSLESFAGEGSAGVPPPRQSNQITSEVTIPDGATVVVGGINQQNVSESVSRIPILGELPLLEYVFSSRSETRSNATLFVFLRPVILRDDRFEDLRYWSGQDLRAAGELGAAGLPVDPDGFPTSATMTIR; from the coding sequence ATGGCGATCTGCTTGCTTGCCGCACCGGCGGCCGCCGATCCGGAGCCAGGCCGTGCGGTCGGAGCGGCAGCACCGGAGCCGGCGATCCGGCTATCGTTTCCGCCGAACGTGCCGATGTCGGTGCTGATCGACTACGTTGCGCAGCGGCTGACATTGAACATCATTTATGACGACCAGGTCGCGCGGGCGACGGTGACGCTGCAATCGCCCGCACCGGTCGAGGCCGACGCGCTGTTGCCTTTATTGGAAACCATTCTCCGTACGCGAGGCTTCGCGTTGGTGGATTTAGCCCAACCGGGCTGGAAACGCGTGGTGACGCTCCAGTCGCTGGCGCAAGTGGCAGAGTTACAGCGGATGGGCGACGAGACCGACGCTAACGTCGTGACGCGGATATTCGAACTAGAGCACATGACGCCCACGGAACTCGAGCCATTGATTCGTCCCTTGCTCACGACTCCGGGGGCGCAGCTATTGGTCGATACACAGCGTCGCGGTTTGGTTGTGACCGATTTCGTGGAGGTGGTGGAACGCGCAGCGGCCATGATCGACGCGATGGACGTTCCGGGCGTGGCCGTTACACGCCGGTTTCTGAATGCACGGCATGTTAGTGCGTCGGTGCTGGCTCAAGAGTTGTTGCGGTTGCTCGCGGCTGAACGGAGTCCGGTCGGTCGCGGCGAGGCGGAAGCCGTTCGGGTCATTCCTCAGGAACGAACCAACCGGGTGCTGCTTATCGGCTCCGAAGCAGCCGTCAATGAGGCGGCGTCGTTGGCGGCGCAGATCGACGTCGATCTGGACCTACGCACCCGAGTCTTTGCGATGCGTTTTGCCGACCCCCAGAGACTGGATACGTTGGCCAAACGCCTAATCGATCCGTTGGCTGTGGACCGGCTCTACCGGGCGACCATTGACGAGGAGGCATCGCTGCTGGTTGTCACGGCGACCGATGCGATTCTTGCGCAGGTGGCCGATCTCGCGAATGAGTTGGATCAGCCGATCATTGAGGCTTCAAGTCCCATCCGCTTTTACAAGCTGCAAAATGCCAACGCGGGGGAAGTGCTGGCGACGATCCGCTCGATCGAGAGTACGGCTGGGGCATCGGCGTTGGCCGGGTTTGCGATGGAAGAGGGCTCGACGCTGCCCGCGTCGCCTGTGGCATCCGATGCCTCGCTGGAACCGAGTGAGCCTGACCGCGGGCCGATTGGCTTGTGGGGCGGTGGTTCACCGGTTGCCGTACAGGGCCAAGAGGTGACGATTGCTGCGGACGAGAACACCAACACCTTGATTGTGATCGGCGATCCGGCGGCCCAGCGCATCTACGCAAGTTTGATCGAGCGCTTGGACAAGCGTCGTCCTCAAGTCCTGATCGAAGCAACGATCGTAACGGTGGACACGGCGGACGACGCGTCGTTGGGGGTGGAGGTGAGCGTGGGCGACTTCGTAGGCGACAACCAGACTTTCGCTTTCAGCCAGTTCGGTCTCAGCTCGGTTGGTGATGAGGGGGGGCTGGACCTGATTCCGGGCGTGGGTTTTAACGGAGCGGTGCTCGACGCGGACGTCGCAGACGTGGTGATCCGGGCGCTCAAGACCGATACCCGAGCGACGGTCGTGGCGGCTCCGAAGATTCTGGTCAACGACAACGCCAGCGGCGTGATCGCTAGCGTGGCGGAGGCGCCGGTGACCAGTATTAATCAAGGACAGAACTCCGATACCGTGACTTTTTCACAGTTTGTGAGCGCCGGCACGACGATTACGGTGACGCCGCGGATCGCGGAGGGCGACTATCTGCGGTTAGCGTTCGACGTATCGTTGGAGAGCTTCGCGGGCGAAGGGAGCGCGGGGGTCCCGCCGCCGCGGCAGAGCAACCAGATAACCAGCGAAGTGACGATCCCCGATGGCGCGACCGTGGTCGTTGGAGGAATCAACCAGCAGAACGTGTCTGAATCGGTGAGTCGCATCCCGATCCTCGGCGAGCTGCCATTGCTTGAATACGTCTTTAGCAGCCGTTCAGAGACCCGTAGCAACGCAACGCTTTTTGTGTTCTTACGCCCGGTGATCCTTCGCGACGACCGTTTCGAAGACCTGAGGTACTGGTCCGGGCAAGACCTCCGCGCAGCCGGCGAACTTGGTGCGGCCGGACTTCCCGTTGACCCCGACGGGTTCCCGACCAGTGCGACGATGACCATCCGCTGA